The region AGAGCAACCCAGGCAGCTTTCGATTTTGCTGTCAGCTCCCGCGCCGCCTCGACGCGCTTCCGGTCGGAAGTGACCTCGGCCAGCGCGTACTCGGTAGCTGCGCGGAGCCGCGTGGCATAGTAGCGCGCGAGCAGCACGAGCATCCTCGCATCGGTCTTGAGGTCGTCCAGCGATTTGCTCGCTCCGGACGGAATCGCTCGTTGCCTACCTTCAGTCTCCGCTGCCATGCGCTCCAGCATCTCCGCAGCCTGCACCGGAGTGCGGCGACCCGTGAAGTTGCCTGTGGTCACCTCGCGCGCGTACTCAGCGCATCCCATCGCGAAGTACGTGTCGAACGGGAGGGCGCGCGCCCACTGACGAATGGACCCGCCCCACTCCAGCTCCGGAGCGTGATCCCTGTGGTCCGGGCCCAGTGAGAACTGCGTCTTGATGGTGGGTAGGATGCGACTCATGCTCTGCAGCAGTCGGTACGCCGCGTCCCCGTGTTTGCCGCCCCACTGCCGCTTGGCCTCCATGCGGAACAGGTCTTCTGTAGTCCCTGGATCGTAACCCAGGCGACCCCACATCAGATACCACAGCGGGTTCCGCTCGTACTCCCAACGGAACATCGGCTCGGGGTGCAGGAAATCGTCCATCGGGTAGTAGGTGCAGAAAGGCTCCACCGTGAAACCTACCGAGCCGGCCAAGTTCGTCGTCTTGACACACGCCCGTATATGCTCGTAGTCCGCCCATTGAAACACTCGGTTCGTACCGTTCGCGCGGATCTGCCAGATCACTTTGTACTGACGCGGATAGAACAGGTAGTCCTGATACGAGTAGTCTCGCCATCCTGCCATACGCCCGCCTGCCAGGTGCCATGGCGGACCCATCTGCTCCCCGTTGTATTTGATCTCGATCAGGAACTTGTCGGGATACATCGCCCCCAGCTCCATCAGCTTCTCTTTCTTTGCTCCCCACGTACGTGTGTAGAGCGGTAGCGGCCTGCCCATTTCCTCGAGTGCGGCCACGTAGCTCTTGGCATAGAAGTCCTCGCCATAGCCCGACTCGCCGATGCGGAACCCTATCATCGCAAGGTCCGGGCAGCGCTCGATGATCTGCTTCAGCCCCTCTTTGGTATAGGAGATGAAGTCGTCCACGGAGCGTTCTGGCGCTTGGCGGCAGCCCGGCCAGTTCCAACCGCCGGTGTAGTTCATGATCCCGACCCGGATGCCACGTTGCTTCGCCATGGTGCACACTTTGGCCAGCATCTGCATGTTCTTCTCGGCCTGAGCCGGCTCCATGCCCACGTCCGGGTACTTTTTGCTCACCACGAAGTATGGCCACATGTTTGGGAAGCGCGTGGTCTGCAGGTCGTACATGCCGTGCAGATCCAACAGGTTGATGCGTGCGCGCGCCAACAGGTCGAGATATCCGCGCCAGAACTCCTCGTCGGTGAACCACCAGTGCTCCCAATCGCGCTTGCCTTCCGCGTCCGCGCGTGGGATGGAGAGGAACGGGTTGACGGCGCGCACCTCTATGGCCGGTGTGTGTGTTTCAGCCTTGTTAGGGAAGGCGCCTGCGATGCCCTTCATGCGCACTCGCTCCGCCAGATCGAGCAGGGCGTACATGAGGCCGATCTCGCCGCCCCCCTTGCAGACGACTCCTGCCGAGTAGGGCTCGAAGACATAATCCTCGGCATTCATCTCAGACACGGCCATCGCGGGAAGTGGGTAGCGGCGTGCGACAACCGCTATCATCTTCTTGTCGCCATCGGCCCACGTGTGCACGTTGACCTCTGTGCGACGCTCGGCCAAGGCATCACGCAACTCACCTGCGGCAAAGGCCGCCGGCTCGCAACCCGACGGTATCATGATCTGGATAGGCTCTGCGATTAGAGACGTTGCTACGCTCAGAGCGCAAAGGAATATCATGCCGAACCTCCCTCAGTCTGTGCTGCGCTGATTCGTCAGCAACTGCTCGAAGCTACCCTCGCCGAGCTGGTCCTCCAACAACTGCATAACCGCCGAGAGTGACGTTACGCCGTGGTGGCTCAGTCGAGTGGTGCACAGCGCGCCCACTGCGTTGGCAAAGGCCAAGTTCGCACGCAGTGGCCACTCGTGGGCCAGTCCGTACAGAAAGCCCGCCGCGAAAGAGTCTCCCGCACAAGTCGTGTCAATCACAGGCACCCGGAATGCCGCGACGTGAAGCGAACCCTGCGCTGTCACCGCCGTCGAGCCTCCAGCTCCCTGTTTCACCACCACCACCTGTGGGCCGAAAGCTAACAGTGACCGTCCAATCGCCTGGGTATCCTCCTCGCCGGTCAACATACGTCCTTCCATCTCGTTCGTCATCAGAACGCGAACGTGCGGGAGCGCGGGTCTCAGGTGCTCGATCCAAACACCTCGTGCGTCCCAGTCGGTGTCTAGCGTGGTGATGCACCCGGCCTCGCTAGCACGCCGTAGCACGGATGCTATGTCCAGGTTCACTAGCTTCATCGCACCGCCGATGTGCACGATGCGCACGCCGTCGAACAGCGAATCGGGGATCACGTCATCCGTTAGCTGTTCGTTGGCTCCCGGGCGGCACAAGAATGACCTTTCGCCGGAGGATTCTATCAGCCCGATTACAGCCGAAGTTAGGTACTTCTCCGTCCGTCTTACCGTGCTCACATCCACACCTACGGCCTTTAGGTCTGCCAGCACGGAGTCTCCGAGACGATCCGTACCGATTTGTCCCGCCACTGCCACCGACATCCCGAGTTTGGCTAGCACCGACGCGCAGTTTGCCGCGCAGCCACCGGCAACCAACGCCAGGTCCTCGACGAGGATCGAAGTCCCAGGCATGGGCATCGAATCTGCGGGGCGCACCACCACGTCGGCAACCAGCAGGCCAACGCACAGGATGCGCTCGTTCACAGTGCGTACCTCTTCGCGGCATCCTCTGCATGGGTGCCTTCGTGCACCACTGCGCAGAGGGCACGGAGGATTTCCTTGCGGTTTGGTCGCTGCCACACGTTCCGACCGTAGATCACGCCCTTGGCTCCAGCCTCCAGCCCCGCCTCTGTCATCTCGAGCAGGCCGACGGGCGTATCCGCGCACGGGCCGCCCGCGATCACCACGGGAACCGTGGCGGTGGCGGTCACCTGACGGAAGCTCTCGGCGGAGCCCGTGTACACGGTTTTGATGGCGTCGGCACCGTGCTCGGCACCAACTCGGGCGGCCAGCGCAACCTGTTCGGTCAGCTCTGCCTCGCTTGGCGGCGTGTCGGCAGGCCCGAAGTGCCCCGCCAAGGCTGCGGCAGGGATCATCTCGGCGAACAGCGGCAGGCCCCAGCGCTCGCACTCCTCCGCTGTCTCCCCGAGCTTTCGGAGCAGATCGTCCTCATTCTCCACCCCCACGTACACGTTCAGGACGCACGCGTCGGCGCCCCCGGCCAGCGCGGCCTCCACACTCGAGAAGCGCTGGAACCGAGTGAGATGCGAACCCAATCGCGTCGCCGTACCGTCTAGCCGGGCAATGACCCCCAATTGCCCGATGACTCCTGAAACCCTCCGCAGTGTCGCGAGAGTGAGCAGCAGCCCGTCCGCGGGGGTCTCGGCGGTGTCCCGCACCAGAACTACCGGGTCCTCCACGCCCTCCATCGGGCCGAAGAACAACGGGTGGTCCATGGGGAGGATCACGCACCGACCCTTCGGGAACAACCTGCGCATCCTTATCTGCTTCGCACTCATGTGGGGTTCGTCTCCTGCGACCTGCCTGCCACGGGATTCGAGGGCGAGGCGTCTTCGCCTGCACGTCACGCGCGCGCCGGTACAATCGGCCCTACGGCACGACATCCCGCCGAGGTGACATGATGGCGACTTCTGCGAACGGCCCGCGACCCGGTCCGAGGCTCGGACTGCTGATAACCTCGATTGACGTGTTCAACCCGGAAGCGAAGGAGCGCTCGGAAGCCGGCATCCGGGCCTACTTCGACGAACTGGTGGCGAGCGGTAAGGTGGACGCGGGCTCGGTCGTGGTGGGGCGGATCGAGCGGCCACACGAAGCGGTAGCCGCGGCGGAGGAGTTCGCACAGGCGTGCGTGGACGTGGTTGCCATCGCGAACGTCGCCTTTCCCAATGGACAGGTTTTCCTCGCGCTGGCCACTAATCCCCATCTGTCCCGTCTACCTCTGGCCGTGATCGCCGATCCGGAGCCCAAGGGGGACGAGTGGGCGACCAACGCTTGGTGCGGCGCGATCATGAACAACTTCGCGGCGCATCGTCTGGGGCGGCCGATCGCTGCTATCCCTGGACCATCGGATGCCCGGTCATTCCGCGATGAGTTCGAAAGGCTGTTGCGGGTGGCCGCCACGATCAAGGCGATGCGACACGAGTTCATTGGGCGCTATGGCGACGCGCCCGGTGGTTTCCACTCGGCGACGGGAGACCAGCTCGCGTATGCCGCGAAGTTCGGGACCAGGGTGGACACGGTGGACCTTAGCGCGGTCCGCGAGTGCTTCACGACAGGCAAGACCAGTGGGTACCTGGCCGACGAGAGCTTCACCGACGACGACGTAAGAGCAACCATGCAGTCGGTGCGCGAGGGCAGGGAAGTGAGCGTGGACGACCAGATGCTGGAGAGGGGCTGCCGGATGTACCATGCCCTCCGCTGCATGGCGCGTGCCAATGGTCACACGTCGCTCGCTCTGCGCTGCTGGCCCGAGGTGAACGAACCACACATCGGAGTAAGCCTGTGCCTATGCATCAGTCTGCTGTTAGGGAACGCCGATGTGCGGGCCGCTGCGTGCGAAGCCGACTGGCCGGCAGCAGTGGTGCAGTTGTTAGGCACTCTGCTAACAGGACAGCCGGCTGTCTGCCTGGACTGGGTGAACTACACTGGTGGATCGGACATCGTGCAGCTCGGGCACTGCGGCGTCGGGCTAATGGGTCACATGGCAGCGGGCTGCCAGTGCGAGGTGGTTACAGCGCATCCCGTGCTGCGGCAGGGAGGACGGCACATGGGCCCCGTGCACATCGGGCAGTACGAGTACGGGCCGAAGACCGGAATCTGCATGATGCAGGACGTGGACCGCCGATTTCGAATGCTGGCGTTCACCGGCGAGAGCGGACCGGAGACGGACCGTGGGATGAAGTACGTGGCTGCGGACGTTCGCTTCCCGAAGTATCGCGAGCTGCATCGGCTGATCCTGGAAGGTGGATTTCCGCATCACCTCGCCGTCGCGTTCGGGGACATCCGCGAAGATCTGCGGCTGCTGTGCAAGTTCCTGGAGGTCGAGTACGTGGAGCCGTAGGTGCGCCCCTGCCATCCGGAAGGAGCGCTCGACCGTTTCGTGTGTGGGTGAGCAAGCAGAAGGCGCGATTCTATGGTGTGACAATTACGACCTACACCTATCACTACCTCGCCTCTGCAGGGGAGAAGCGATCTACGCTGAGGCGGAAGATCTCGCGCTGTTCGTTGGTCACCAGCAGCGTGCGGTCGTCTACGAAGCAAACGCCTTCGCACTGCTTGCCACCCGAGAAAACGAAGCGCCTGGCCTTGCCGGATAGCAGCTTGTTATCCTGAGCCGGAACGTCGAAGAGCCACACCGAGGAGATGGGAAAGTGCGTCAACACAGCTAGCAGCTTTCCGTCCGGGGAGATATCGGCAGCCGTCACCCACCCACCCAGGTCTTGCTTGGAGTCCAGCAGCGTCAGCACATTCACTCGATCCGTGTGCTCCGTGTCGAGACGGTACAGCTTCGTGCCGTTCTCCGGCAGGTCGCCGGACGCACCCGCGCGATGTTTGGTTAGGAAGTGCAGCTTGCCCTCGTGTACGAAGAGAGCTTCGCAGTCGAAGTGCCACCTATCGCCGGGGAACGCGTCTTGATCGGGATACGCGACCGGCAGCCACTTCAGAACCCTGGTCCTCGACGTTGCGGCCGGGTTGGGCTCCTTCAGCACGTACACTCCGAGATCGCGTCGCGCGTTGCCGTTGTTACCCATGTCCCCGATGTATAGAGTGTCGCCCTCGATGGCGATATCCTCCCAATCGAGGTTGTGTGCCGCATCTAGTTTGATCCCTGGATACGGCTCCTTGCCATCCATGGGTTGGTTCGCGTAGTACCTGTCCCCGACCCAGCTAGGCATAACCACCGATCCATCGGCACGAACGGCGAAGATGCGTGCCTCGTCTCCACTGTCATTGTGCACCCAATACACGTCTTCGTAGGTCCGGCTCTTGACGATGCCACTCATCTCGTTGATCGGTGGGTGCATGACGGTGACGGTGGATGCGAGTCTCGAAGGCTCCTGCCTCTCTTGCACCGGTGCGTGCGTGCCCAGCGAAGCTACAACTGCCAGCCCAACAGTGGTCAAGACTCTCACTGCTGTCCCCCTCCTGTTCTCCTCTTCCCGTGCCTCCACCGCCCTTTCAGTGGACGCCTTCCGCTCATGCCTCCATCCTTCCTCGGATGGAGGCAGGTACACAGTACCTCGGTCACCACCCCATCTCTCGACCCGGTGGTGGGGCGAGAAGAAGGTAAGGGCTGTCTGACCCGTCATGCCGAGCCCGTCGAAGCATGCGATCGCTGGACGCGACGCCTGCGTCTTCGGGTGTTACCATGCCATCATCGGTCGCATGGTTCGACAGACTCGGCATGACGATTGGGTGTGACCGCGGCTGAGACAACCACCTAGCCATCCGCCTTTCCACGTCGCCGTTCCTCCATCCGCGCGCGCAGCTTGGGTTCGATGCCCTGATCGCTCGGCTCGTAGTAGGGAAGTTCCCAGTCTCCCTCGGGCAGGTACTGCTGCTCCACGTAGTGGCCGGGGAAGTCGTGAGGATACACGTACCCCTCGCCCCCCTCGAGTTTCGGCGCGAAGGAGGCCCCGCTAGACCGTAGATGCTTCGGCACCGGAGGCGGCTGCCGCTTGCGCACGTCGGCTGTCGCGCGCGTGATCGCCACCATGGCCGCGTTCGACTTCGGTGCACAGGCCAGATAGGTGACGGCCTGTGCGAGCGAGAGCTGGGCTTCTGGCCAACCGATTCGCTCCACGACGTGAAACGCCGCCATAGCAAGCACCAACGCCATCGGGTCGGCATTCCCGATGTCCTCGCTGGCCAGGATCACGAGCCTGCGTGCGATAAAGCGAGGGTCTTCACCCGCTTCGATCATCCGCGCCAGGTAGTGCAGCGCGGCGTCTGGGTCGGAGCCTCTCACCGATTTGATGAATGCGGAGATGGTGTCATAGTGCGCATCGCCAGCGCGGTCGTACTTCGGTGCGGGTGCCTGCTGCGCCGCCTCCACATGTGCGAGATTGATGGAACCTTCGGTAGGGGCGAGGTTTGCGGCGGCCTCTAGGAGATTGAGCGCGATTCGTGCATCACCACCTGCCAATCGCACCACGTGCGCCAGAGCATCTGGTTCGCACTCACGCCCTATCCCGCGCTCCGTGTCGGCGAGCGCTCGCTCGACGATGACGCGCACCTCGTCATCGGTCAGCGGCTTCAGAATCAGCACTCGGCACCGCGACAGCAGTGGGGATGCGAGTGCGAACGATGGGTTCTCGGTGGTTGCGGCAACCATCTCCAGCGTGCCGTCCTCCACGTAGCCCAGGAGCGCGTCCTGTTGTGTCCGGGTGAAGTGGTGCACCTCGTCCAAGAACAGCACCGTTCGCTTGCCTGTGCTCGCCTTGCGGTTGCGGGCCGCCTGTGCCAGCTTGCGGATATCGGCAATCCCCACCGACACCGCGCTGTGCGGCTCGAAGTGAGCGTTGGAGTGTGCCGCGATGATGCACGCGAGCGTGGTCTTGCCGCAGCCC is a window of Fimbriimonadia bacterium DNA encoding:
- a CDS encoding carbohydrate kinase family protein gives rise to the protein MNERILCVGLLVADVVVRPADSMPMPGTSILVEDLALVAGGCAANCASVLAKLGMSVAVAGQIGTDRLGDSVLADLKAVGVDVSTVRRTEKYLTSAVIGLIESSGERSFLCRPGANEQLTDDVIPDSLFDGVRIVHIGGAMKLVNLDIASVLRRASEAGCITTLDTDWDARGVWIEHLRPALPHVRVLMTNEMEGRMLTGEEDTQAIGRSLLAFGPQVVVVKQGAGGSTAVTAQGSLHVAAFRVPVIDTTCAGDSFAAGFLYGLAHEWPLRANLAFANAVGALCTTRLSHHGVTSLSAVMQLLEDQLGEGSFEQLLTNQRSTD
- a CDS encoding fructose-bisphosphate aldolase (catalyzes the reversible formation of fructose 1,6-bisphosphate from glycerone phosphate and D-glyceraldehyde 3-phosphate): MSAKQIRMRRLFPKGRCVILPMDHPLFFGPMEGVEDPVVLVRDTAETPADGLLLTLATLRRVSGVIGQLGVIARLDGTATRLGSHLTRFQRFSSVEAALAGGADACVLNVYVGVENEDDLLRKLGETAEECERWGLPLFAEMIPAAALAGHFGPADTPPSEAELTEQVALAARVGAEHGADAIKTVYTGSAESFRQVTATATVPVVIAGGPCADTPVGLLEMTEAGLEAGAKGVIYGRNVWQRPNRKEILRALCAVVHEGTHAEDAAKRYAL
- a CDS encoding replication-associated recombination protein A encodes the protein MTLFEEPSEIGLDQPLAARMRPRTLEEYVGQVHILAPGAPLHRLIREGKLGSVILWGPAGCGKTTLACIIAAHSNAHFEPHSAVSVGIADIRKLAQAARNRKASTGKRTVLFLDEVHHFTRTQQDALLGYVEDGTLEMVAATTENPSFALASPLLSRCRVLILKPLTDDEVRVIVERALADTERGIGRECEPDALAHVVRLAGGDARIALNLLEAAANLAPTEGSINLAHVEAAQQAPAPKYDRAGDAHYDTISAFIKSVRGSDPDAALHYLARMIEAGEDPRFIARRLVILASEDIGNADPMALVLAMAAFHVVERIGWPEAQLSLAQAVTYLACAPKSNAAMVAITRATADVRKRQPPPVPKHLRSSGASFAPKLEGGEGYVYPHDFPGHYVEQQYLPEGDWELPYYEPSDQGIEPKLRARMEERRRGKADG